A genomic segment from Spinacia oleracea cultivar Varoflay chromosome 3, BTI_SOV_V1, whole genome shotgun sequence encodes:
- the LOC110798468 gene encoding zinc finger protein ZAT10, with amino-acid sequence MALEALNSPTTPHAPFKFEERSFDHWVKKKRSKRSRNEMSPPSTTTTTTAAADSPLSEEEYLAFCLLMLAKGGAAPVTTSSRVTPTPLKTERLFLSGGDQSNRSLVYKCSVCGKAFGSYQALGGHKASHRKPATEDDKPSAAVTSSATTTTSAGAGGKTHECSICHKCFPTGQALGGHKRCHYEGSIGGGAAKSGSGVTGSEGVGSSLTMSHGGSEKRDFDLNLPALPEFLPVDFFKIRGQTVFSRDEEVESPHPLKKPRLVLTGPKQ; translated from the coding sequence ATGGCACTTGAAGCTCTTAACTCTCCTACCACACCACACGCCCCTTTCAAATTCGAGGAGCGCTCTTTTGATCACTGGGTCAAGAAGAAGCGATCAAAGCGGTCTCGTAACGAGATGTCTCCACCGTCTACTACTActaccaccaccgccgccgctGACTCCCCTTTATCTGAGGAAGAGTATCTCGCCTTTTGCCTTCTTATGCTTGCAAAAGGCGGCGCAGCTCCAGTAACTACTTCTTCTAGAGTTACTCCTACACCGCTTAAGACTGAAAGATTATTTCTAAGCGGTGGCGACCAGAGTAATCGATCACTTGTGTATAAGTGCTCTGTTTGCGGGAAAGCTTTTGGGTCTTACCAGGCTTTGGGAGGCCATAAGGCTAGTCACAGGAAACCCGCTACAGAAGACGATAAGCCGTCGGCTGCTGTTACCTCCTCCGCCACTACCACCACATCTGCCGGCGCTGGTGGAAAGACTCATGAGTGTTCGATCTGTCACAAATGTTTTCCTACTGGGCAGGCGTTGGGAGGTCACAAGAGGTGCCATTACGAGGGTAGTATTGGCGGTGGGGCCGCCAAGAGTGGAAGCGGGGTTACCGGTTCAGAAGGGGTTGGATCTTCTTTGACCATGAGCCATGGCGGCTCAGAGAAGCGGGACTTTGACCTGAACTTGCCCGCCTTGCCCGAGTTCTTGCCTGTTGACTTTTTCAAAATTAGGGGGCAGACTGTATTTTCAAGGGATGAAGAGGTGGAAAGTCCTCACCCTTTGAAGAAGCCTCGCCTTGTTTTGACTGGACCAAAGCAGTAA